The nucleotide sequence TTCATGACACGCAAGGCAGCATCTAAATATTCTTGTTCTTGCGCAGCAGAAATAACGACGGAAGTTTTGAAGCGCTTGATCATAGTTTTTTCTGGAGCGGGACAAACAGGCGTGGTGGTGGCCCAAATGAGTTTTGCCTGAGTCTTTTCTAATCGTACAAGCAATTGCTCGAGTCTCTGTTCATACATTGCTGGTGAACGATCGTCTTTAGCGTATGGCCAGCCATACATATCCCATAGTCCCCAATTAAAATGAATGATGTCCCACTGGCCATCACCTAGCCATTTATCAATATTTTTCACGGCTCTGATTGTCGGTCCTGCATTGCCTTTATGACGTTGAACATTGGCTTTGTCCTTTAGTAACTTTATCACTTCAGGGGTGTAGCCAATGGAGATGGAGTCGCCAATGATTAATACCTTAGGCAGTGGAGTTTTTACCGGAGCTTGCTCGGCAAAAAGTGATGTGATAGCGAAAGTCGATAAAAGTAGGGCAGTGATGAGTGATTTTTTCATTTCTTTTTCCTTGCTTATGTTTGATCGAAGTGGAGTTAAAGTTAGATGCTTATTCTAGCATATTTAGAGAGACTTTTTAGTGAGTTTATTGATAAGTAAAGCGAAGAGACCAAGCCAGGTGATAATGATGTAGGGCAAGAAATTATATTTAAAGCCATAAAGACCCGCATGTTCGGCTTTGCCCATGGCAAGAAAAATCAGTACTTTATCACCAATGAGATAAGCCTTTTTTAAAGATGAAAAATATTGTTACTCATTGTGTTCAAATGTACAAACGAGCTTAAATATCTCAGCGCTATTTTTACTCCTAAGAGCTGTGTTTGTGAGGATAGTGCTAATATCTCTCCAAATTATACTTGTTATAAAAAAAATGATGTTGTACATTTTTCTATTTTAATGACATAGGGGTTGAAGATGAAAAAACTATTGATAATTGACTTTCCGTTTGCAGGACCTTTTGGTAATGATTTGGCAAATAAGCTGGATGTACTAGCCCAAAAAATAAAAGATGAACCTGGATTTATTTGGAAAGTATGGACGGAAGATCCGGAAGCAAAAAGATCGGGTGGAGTCTATTTATTTGAAAGTGAAGAAAGCTGTTTAGTGTATCTTCATAAACACTTAGAACGACTAAGTACAATCGTTGAGAAAGAAGAGGTGAAGTATTACTTAAGAGACCTTAATGACGATCTTAATAAAATAAGTTTTATATCTTGATCGTTGACAAGTCTGTAAAGCTTGAGAAATGCTGTGCTCTTTTATATTATGTACATTGCTTAGGGCTGTGAGTGGCCTTTTGGTAAGTGCCTATGTTTACTCTTAGAGTTTTCTGAAAGCCTAGTTTTTAGGCATTCTCTAGGGAACTTTAAAGTTTCAGTCAAGAGAAATAGCGTGGAATCTTTATAATTTTAACTCCGAGGAAGAAGGCCTTTCAAAATAGAGTGTTTAAGAAGGAGTTGACCAAGGTGAATTGCACCATCTTGTGTTAAATGTTCGGTGTCAAAACTGATGAGTTTACCCTCAGGAGTAAAGATAGGTACATGTATGTGGTCACTCGAAAGTATTGCCATTAGATCGATATGATGTGATCCCCAAATTTTCTTATCAATTGTGTTGGCGGCTAATACCGTACTACTGATCTTAACTTTGTAGTCGATTAGCTCATCAGTAGATTTTCTAAGTATAAAGTTGTTATTGCGGCCAAAATTTTTCGTCCCGATTAATAAGAATTCGCCGTTCGAGTATTTTTTCAAGAAATCATATAAGTATTGAGATTTACTTGGATTAGCTTCAGTTTGCTGCATGCCAGAAGACGATACGACTATAGTGATATCAGTCGAAGATATTAAATTTTTAGAGAGTGCTAGATTTTTTGTAAGGTGAGGTAAATAAATGATTTCATGCGAAACTTCGATGTTATTCTCTATGATCATATTAGTAAAATCTCTTGCGAATGAATTTCCAATAATCAGCAGACGTTTTTTCTTATTTTGTTCAAAGCTATCTTTTTTAAAATGGTAAGGCTTATCGTTGTATTGCTGAGGATTGTTTCCATATGAATATTTTGAAATATAATTTTGAAGACCGTAGCTTTGATGTAAAATCAGACCAAAAGTTAATAGTGAAATTGCTAATATTAGGTGGACTGAATAAAAACATTTCTGAGAAATAATAGTAGGATCTTTAAAGGGTTTCTCGATGAAGCTCCACGATAGAGACGCTAGAGGAATAGCCAGTAAAACAAATATTATTTGAATAAACGCACTTGGGTTTTCTTCCATGGAAAGTCGAAGAAATGCGAGGATAGGCATGTGGAGTAGATATATGCTATAGCTCCAGCTTCCTATTAAAAATAAAATTTTACAGGATAAGATTCGACCCATTACGAGTGTGTCTGATGAGAAGGAAATTATTAATAAGGTACCAAGTACGGGGGATAAACGGTATACTGCAGGATTAGTAGAGAACATGTAGGGAAAGCTATATGAGCTAAAAATCAACAAGATCCCCAGTAGAACTAAAATATTATTCTTTTGAGTAGTTTTGACTCGTAATAATATAGCTAGTAATGAACCTGAAAGTAGCTCCCAGATTCGATGGCTCAGCATCAAAAAATCAAATTCTATATTTTGACTATGAAAAGAGAGGTAATAACTAATAAGTAGGATGGTTAGGAGGGTGAACGTTACTGCATGTAATTTATTACGTGTTGTTCGGTATAGCCCTGTAAATAATAGAGGAATAATGATGTAGTATTGTTCTTCTACTCCTAGACTCCAAGTATGATACAGGGGTTTGAATTCAGTGGCTAAACTCCAATAACCAGAAGTTAAATAGAGTAAAAAGTTATTGGATGCCAAAAGGCTAGCGACTAAAGATTGTCCATAATTTTTGAGCTCATAAGGGAGCATAAATAGCAAGGATAAAAGCATAGTTATTAAACATGTGAATAGTAATGCGGGGAGTATTCTTCGGGCTCTACGATTATAAAATGAAGGGATTGAAAAAACATCTGCATCTAGATCTTTGAGTATGTTTGAGCTAATCAAAAAGCCACTGATAACAAAAAAAACATCTACTCCCAAGAAGCCTCCAGTAAAGATATCCCATTCGGCATGGAAAAATAATACAGGTAAAACAGCGACTGCTCTTAACCCATTTATGTCTTTTCTGAATTTCATTCACTTCGGCTCATATTTTTATGAATAGAGATTTGATACTACTCGTGAATCCGTATAATTACGATGGTAAAGAGGGTTTAATCGTTTTTTAATAACTGAGCATGGAGCTTATAAATTAGCTCAGTATACTCGACGATACTTAGGATCTAATTTTTTCTAAGCCAGCGGAGAAAAATTTACGTCCGAGCAGAAAACAGAATAAGACCATAATCACGGAGCCTGTTAAGCGTCCAACAGTTTCGGCCACTTGAGCAGAGTTTTCATTGATGGCCGCTTTTGTGATCATGAGATTGATGAATGTTTGATAGAGCAGGGGAATTAAAGGCAAGAAGAGGATGATGCCAATGACGACAAAGATGATGCCGAGGCCAGTGTCTTTTTTTTGCTCATCAGAAGTGACATTGGCTCCTGTTTGAAAATTCCAACCACAAGAGAGGCAGATGATGTTGGGCGCGGGGCAGGAATCTTGGCAAGAGGGACATGCTTTTTCAAGCTGCCCTTGATTCGCATCGCTTCTTTGACCGAGACTTGGAGCGAGGCCAGTGGGGGGGATTAATTGGGGCGGATTCTTGATGAGTTTCTGGATTTTGAAATTGATAAAAATAACCGTCGCTAAGTTCACAATCGGAAAAAACATGGCAATGACCGATAATACTTTTACTAGTGTCGAGCTCGTCAAGTGGCTC is from Lentisphaera profundi and encodes:
- a CDS encoding SGNH/GDSL hydrolase family protein; the protein is MKKSLITALLLSTFAITSLFAEQAPVKTPLPKVLIIGDSISIGYTPEVIKLLKDKANVQRHKGNAGPTIRAVKNIDKWLGDGQWDIIHFNWGLWDMYGWPYAKDDRSPAMYEQRLEQLLVRLEKTQAKLIWATTTPVCPAPEKTMIKRFKTSVVISAAQEQEYLDAALRVMKKHNVQINDLHALMAPQLKKYAIAPDNVHYTKEGSQKLAQQVAASIEKNLNK
- a CDS encoding YdhR family protein — protein: MKKLLIIDFPFAGPFGNDLANKLDVLAQKIKDEPGFIWKVWTEDPEAKRSGGVYLFESEESCLVYLHKHLERLSTIVEKEEVKYYLRDLNDDLNKISFIS
- a CDS encoding acyltransferase family protein; this translates as MKFRKDINGLRAVAVLPVLFFHAEWDIFTGGFLGVDVFFVISGFLISSNILKDLDADVFSIPSFYNRRARRILPALLFTCLITMLLSLLFMLPYELKNYGQSLVASLLASNNFLLYLTSGYWSLATEFKPLYHTWSLGVEEQYYIIIPLLFTGLYRTTRNKLHAVTFTLLTILLISYYLSFHSQNIEFDFLMLSHRIWELLSGSLLAILLRVKTTQKNNILVLLGILLIFSSYSFPYMFSTNPAVYRLSPVLGTLLIISFSSDTLVMGRILSCKILFLIGSWSYSIYLLHMPILAFLRLSMEENPSAFIQIIFVLLAIPLASLSWSFIEKPFKDPTIISQKCFYSVHLILAISLLTFGLILHQSYGLQNYISKYSYGNNPQQYNDKPYHFKKDSFEQNKKKRLLIIGNSFARDFTNMIIENNIEVSHEIIYLPHLTKNLALSKNLISSTDITIVVSSSGMQQTEANPSKSQYLYDFLKKYSNGEFLLIGTKNFGRNNNFILRKSTDELIDYKVKISSTVLAANTIDKKIWGSHHIDLMAILSSDHIHVPIFTPEGKLISFDTEHLTQDGAIHLGQLLLKHSILKGLLPRS